One segment of Triticum aestivum cultivar Chinese Spring chromosome 2A, IWGSC CS RefSeq v2.1, whole genome shotgun sequence DNA contains the following:
- the LOC123187728 gene encoding BSD domain-containing protein 1, producing the protein MDFLFNSLAAPDPASPPSEPEEAAAGSSSPAGSGDGGGWGGFGGLLKTLTSQSETVLDAYRRDLAEFSTGLRRETDALREAAAQAARDLPSSALALDGLADIVAQGKGAIAQVAATAAASAASLPAPSDADSEPSPASGHLRYYSRFEALLRALQSDPATFTADPEDAEDFAAWGAGFSLQERQDEIEALCYESDAVEGMVDRLVPDAVEGEVFWARYFYRVHKLKQQEDARAKLVKRVIAQEEEEDLSWEVDDEVEEEEPAKEEAIKQAPIKEEPKPEVQERENEKLEAEGRVNAVEEAGALDKEQKNADLPQPEVFGSSMVVVDKEEEKEDASKLNVEESSDKKTAAEEPHSTAGDAAAKEGTKHETSDSSKDSDYSMVSRQRTATEEDLEWDEIEDLGEHEEKKGSAHGSSSAPKEELHKRLSVAEDDEDLSWDIEDDDDDKA; encoded by the coding sequence ATGGATTTCCTCTTCAACTCGCTCGCGgcgcccgaccccgcctcgccgccgtcggagCCGGAGGAGGCCGCCGCGGGGTCCTCCTCGCCCGCCGGCTCCGGCGACGGGGGCGGGTGGGGCGGCTTCGGCGGGCTGCTCAAGACCCTCACCTCCCAGTCCGAGACCGTGCTCGACGCCTACCGCCGCGACCTCGCCGAGTTCAGCACCGGCCTGCGCCGCGAGACCGACGCGCTCCGcgaggccgccgcccaggcggcccgggacctcccctcctcggccctcgCGCTCGACGGCCTCGCCGACATCGTCGCCCAGGGCAAGGGCGCCATCGCCcaggtcgccgccaccgccgccgcctccgcagcCTCCCTGCCCGCGCCCTCCGACGCCGACTCCGAGCCCAGCCCCGCCTCGGGCCACCTCAGGTACTACAGCCGCTTCGAGGCGCTGCTCCGCGCGCTCCAGTCGGATCCGGCCACCTTCACCGCCGATCCCGAGGACGCCGAGGACTTCGCGGCCTGGGGCGCGGGGTTTAGCCTCCAGGAGAGGCAGGATGAGATCGAGGCGCTCTGCTACGAGAGCGACGCCGTGGAGGGGATGGTGGACAGGCTCGTCCCCGACGCCGTGGAGGGCGAGGTGTTCTGGGCCAGGTACTTTTACCGCGTCCACAAGCTCAAGCAGCAGGAGGACGCCAGGGCCAAGCTCGTCAAGCGGGTCATCGcgcaggaggaagaggaggatctGAGCTGGGAGGTGGATgacgaggtcgaggaggaggagccagCAAAAGAGGAGGCGATCAAGCAAGCGCCGATCAAAGAAGAACCGAAACCTGAAGTACAGGAAAGAGAAAATGAGAAACTGGAGGCAGAAGGCAGAGTCAATGCAGTTGAAGAGGCTGGTGCTCTGGATAAGGAACAGAAGAATGCCGATTTACCGCAGCCGGAAGTTTTCGGTAGCTCTATGGTTGTAGTggacaaggaggaggagaaggaagatgcATCCAAATTGAATGTCGAAGAATCAAGTGACAAGAAAACTGCTGCTGAGGAACCACATTCTACTGCTGGCGATGCTGCAGCGAAAGAAGGGACAAAGCATGAGACAAGTGACTCAAGCAAGGATAGTGACTACTCCATGGTTTCTAGACAGCGAACAGCGACCGAGGAGGATCTCGAATGGGACGAGATTGAGGATCTCGGGGAGCATGAAGAGAAGAAGGGGAGCGCTCATGGCTCAAGCTCTGCTCCAAAGGAGGAGCTACATAAGAGGCTCAGTGTTGCGGAAGACGACGAGGATTTGAGTTGGGAcattgaggatgatgatgatgataaggccTGA